The following proteins are co-located in the Desulfoscipio sp. XC116 genome:
- a CDS encoding AMP-binding protein produces MLDMQLTYDVEMFRETFEHEFTYINGFLRNTRRFGDRKALTCTVREKSWSYAELNLDCNKLANALLKDGVNKHDVVMYQLFNCSEYVFLYLVPQKIGAINCPINFRLSPGETAYVIDECKPAVFVYDSDISETVEEALEIAGHKPKRIVLVDYSDKGSNIPGTITFEDYIRDMPDTEPSVEHRPYIYDEVTRLYTSGTTGMPKGVPLNQINEILSAHDVIMHFPLSPLDKTMNMTPWFHRGGLYSGGPNPTLYVGGEVIVLRNFNAETVLDYVQKYSITFLIGVPPVLKMLCDQQVNSSRDISTLKGIVTMGAPLEKEACIRYQDVLTPNIFNGYGTTESFWNTFLRPFDLPQKAGSAGRTCTDDDMAVVKVYNDHLAEPYECVARDNQEVGEVIVWCPGKCSYSYFNNPGQSKKRFYKGWMYTGDLATWDKSEYVTIVSRKDDMLISGGENVFPVQVEEALNENPKVYDSVVVGLRDQKWGQIIVAYVIKSDTSLTAGELNKYCVEHPMLANYKRPRYYKFVEQLPMTATGKKIHYKLARQVEKDMQLGLLEKV; encoded by the coding sequence ATGTTGGATATGCAGCTCACTTATGATGTTGAGATGTTCAGAGAGACATTTGAACATGAATTTACTTATATTAATGGTTTTTTGCGTAATACCCGCCGTTTCGGGGACAGGAAGGCTTTAACCTGTACTGTCAGGGAAAAAAGCTGGTCTTATGCGGAATTGAATTTGGATTGTAACAAACTGGCCAATGCGCTGCTGAAAGACGGTGTTAATAAGCATGATGTGGTTATGTACCAGTTATTTAACTGCTCCGAATATGTTTTTCTTTATCTTGTACCGCAAAAAATCGGTGCTATTAATTGCCCAATAAATTTCCGCCTTTCTCCCGGAGAAACTGCTTATGTAATTGACGAATGCAAGCCTGCAGTATTTGTCTATGATTCTGATATTAGTGAGACAGTGGAAGAAGCACTGGAGATAGCCGGGCACAAGCCTAAAAGGATCGTGCTGGTTGACTATTCCGATAAAGGCAGTAATATTCCCGGCACCATCACCTTCGAGGATTATATTCGCGATATGCCCGATACAGAACCGTCGGTTGAGCACCGCCCTTATATTTATGATGAAGTCACTCGCCTGTATACATCAGGGACCACCGGCATGCCCAAAGGGGTTCCTTTGAATCAAATAAACGAAATATTAAGCGCCCATGATGTGATAATGCACTTCCCTCTGAGTCCCCTGGATAAGACAATGAATATGACTCCGTGGTTCCATCGTGGCGGGTTGTATTCGGGAGGTCCGAATCCGACCCTTTACGTAGGCGGAGAGGTGATCGTGTTGCGAAATTTCAATGCCGAAACAGTTTTGGATTATGTGCAAAAATACAGTATTACTTTTTTAATTGGTGTGCCTCCCGTGCTTAAGATGTTGTGTGATCAGCAAGTTAATAGCTCAAGAGATATTAGTACCCTAAAGGGCATAGTGACTATGGGGGCTCCACTGGAAAAAGAGGCCTGTATCAGATACCAGGATGTGCTCACGCCGAACATTTTCAACGGGTATGGTACTACCGAGTCATTCTGGAATACTTTTTTAAGGCCTTTTGATCTGCCGCAGAAGGCCGGCAGCGCCGGGAGAACTTGCACGGACGATGATATGGCTGTAGTGAAGGTCTACAATGATCATCTGGCCGAGCCTTATGAATGTGTTGCCCGGGACAATCAGGAAGTCGGGGAAGTAATTGTTTGGTGTCCCGGAAAATGTTCTTACAGCTACTTTAATAATCCAGGGCAAAGTAAAAAACGGTTTTATAAAGGTTGGATGTATACTGGTGATTTGGCTACCTGGGATAAAAGCGAATATGTAACCATTGTTAGCAGAAAAGACGATATGCTTATATCCGGTGGTGAGAACGTTTTTCCGGTACAAGTTGAGGAGGCGCTTAACGAGAACCCGAAAGTTTATGATTCGGTAGTAGTGGGGTTGCGTGACCAAAAATGGGGGCAAATAATAGTTGCTTATGTGATAAAAAGCGATACTTCGCTTACAGCTGGTGAGCTGAACAAATATTGCGTGGAGCATCCGATGCTGGCAAATTATAAGAGACCGAGATATTATAAATTTGTGGAACAGTTGCCCATGACCGCCACCGGGAAAAAAATACATTATAAGCTGGCGCGGCAGGTTGAAAAAGACATGCAGCTAGGGTTACTCGAAAAGGTTTAG
- a CDS encoding tripartite tricarboxylate transporter substrate binding protein, which produces MSKRLLVALVSLLVLVLVAGCGKTGGDENSEVKYPEKPISFVVPWSAGGGSDRMARMVADVVQAEGIMPQPLVVVNKPGGSAAVGMNEVATKKGDPYTIIGIVSAQISNPLTTGAEVKASTFKPIAALALDEYMLLAKADSDFQSLGDIVEYAKKNPGKLTVGGTGTGAEDQICLGLLQKAAGIKTEYVPFDSGGEVMSSLLGGHIQLAWANPSEAASQLNAGMVKALGIMAPERIDAFPDVLTFKEQGVDAEFRQIRAISGSPDMPDYAVNALADVFRKVSESERWQKEYIEKNGLTSQYMGPDEFAQAINDAEKEYEEILTDLGQIK; this is translated from the coding sequence ATGAGCAAGAGACTGTTAGTAGCATTAGTTTCCTTGCTGGTCCTGGTTTTAGTCGCGGGTTGCGGTAAAACCGGTGGCGATGAAAACTCAGAAGTGAAGTATCCAGAGAAACCAATCAGTTTCGTGGTACCCTGGAGCGCCGGCGGCGGTAGTGACAGAATGGCACGCATGGTAGCAGATGTTGTTCAAGCTGAGGGCATTATGCCCCAGCCGTTAGTGGTAGTTAACAAACCGGGCGGTAGTGCTGCTGTTGGTATGAACGAAGTGGCTACGAAAAAAGGCGATCCTTATACCATTATCGGCATTGTATCTGCTCAGATCAGTAACCCGCTTACTACCGGGGCTGAAGTTAAAGCCTCAACATTTAAACCTATTGCTGCACTGGCACTGGACGAGTATATGCTTTTAGCCAAAGCGGATTCTGATTTTCAAAGTTTAGGCGATATAGTTGAATATGCTAAGAAAAATCCCGGCAAATTGACAGTGGGTGGCACAGGAACCGGTGCGGAAGACCAAATTTGCCTTGGTCTGTTGCAAAAAGCTGCTGGCATTAAAACGGAATATGTTCCTTTCGACAGCGGCGGTGAAGTGATGAGTTCTCTCCTTGGCGGACATATCCAGTTAGCTTGGGCCAATCCATCCGAAGCAGCTTCTCAGCTTAATGCAGGTATGGTTAAGGCACTGGGTATCATGGCTCCTGAACGCATTGATGCTTTCCCTGACGTACTTACTTTTAAAGAACAGGGGGTCGACGCAGAATTTCGCCAAATTCGGGCTATTTCCGGATCTCCTGACATGCCGGATTATGCAGTGAATGCGCTTGCCGATGTATTTAGGAAAGTTTCGGAATCAGAGCGCTGGCAGAAAGAATACATTGAGAAAAACGGTTTGACCTCCCAGTACATGGGGCCCGATGAGTTCGCACAAGCTATTAACGACGCAGAGAAAGAATATGAGGAAATCCTTACCGACCTGGGACAAATTAAGTAA
- a CDS encoding GntR family transcriptional regulator: MPEGKRGLLPVRNRTLLTEQVYLSLKSAIINGTFPTGERLKEEELAKKMGVSRTPVREAINQLKQEGLVTPLVGGGVKVTEISTKEINDIFDVRDLLETHAAMKAVDNISEEQLKTLEEIILMGRVAQQKGLMEKIIELNTQFHLEIIIAGGNKKVYEIICSLRDYLQAYRRVSLRHSQEPEASLSGHEQIFEAIKLGDKEKACHYMKEHLIIARRLMLENVKQ; the protein is encoded by the coding sequence GTGCCCGAAGGAAAGCGTGGTCTGTTACCGGTTCGCAATAGAACACTTTTAACTGAACAAGTTTATTTATCCCTTAAATCTGCAATTATTAACGGTACTTTTCCTACAGGCGAACGATTAAAAGAAGAAGAGCTGGCTAAAAAAATGGGCGTTAGTAGAACGCCTGTCAGAGAAGCTATTAATCAACTTAAGCAGGAAGGGCTTGTCACTCCATTAGTTGGCGGCGGGGTTAAGGTGACAGAAATCTCAACCAAAGAGATTAACGATATATTTGACGTGAGAGATCTGTTGGAAACCCATGCAGCTATGAAAGCTGTGGACAACATCAGCGAAGAACAATTAAAAACTTTAGAGGAAATCATTTTAATGGGCCGGGTTGCCCAGCAAAAAGGGTTAATGGAGAAAATAATTGAATTAAACACACAATTTCACCTTGAAATAATTATAGCCGGTGGAAACAAAAAAGTTTATGAGATAATTTGTAGTCTGCGCGATTATTTACAAGCCTACCGCAGGGTAAGCCTACGCCACTCCCAGGAACCGGAAGCATCTCTTTCCGGGCATGAGCAAATATTTGAGGCTATAAAACTGGGGGATAAAGAAAAAGCTTGCCATTACATGAAGGAGCATCTAATAATCGCGCGTCGTTTGATGTTGGAAAATGTAAAACAATAA
- a CDS encoding tripartite tricarboxylate transporter permease, translating into MDIINQLMLGFSQALLPFNILMAFLGGAMGVIVGALPGLGSVAGVALLLPLTFKMDPTAAIIMLAGIYYGNMFGGSISAILINIPGDSPCVMTALDGNQLAKKGRAGHALFMAFTASFFGGLLGIVTLTVVGPALASLGLKFGPAEFTALILMALTSIGWLLGDNPIKGVISAAVGLLIATIGTDLIEGMTRFTFGSANLASGVSFIPMVIGLFGLSQVMLMIARPNEFPIDKVPKVSLRNSIPPVGEYLRGLWTSLRSGVLGFYIGLLPGSGATTAAFLSYIAEKRLNKHPERLGKGALEGVAASEAANNAASIGSFAPLLSLGIPGSGTSALLLGGLMMFGLMPGPLLFSEAPEFVWGLIASMYVGNFLVALTCILAIPLFVYILKIPRAVMAPVIVSICILGSYSVNNNMFDLWVMLFFGFIGYFMNRFQFPIPALILSVVLGPRLMTSMRQAFMISHGEIGIFFTSTISLTLIIITVALIAFPTLNAFLKKRKAAASE; encoded by the coding sequence ATGGACATTATCAACCAATTAATGCTGGGTTTTAGCCAGGCATTGTTGCCTTTCAATATTTTGATGGCTTTCTTAGGCGGCGCTATGGGGGTAATTGTGGGTGCCTTGCCCGGATTGGGCTCTGTTGCCGGGGTGGCTTTATTACTGCCGCTTACTTTTAAAATGGATCCAACAGCGGCCATAATTATGTTGGCAGGTATTTATTACGGTAATATGTTTGGCGGTTCCATCAGCGCCATCCTTATTAATATACCCGGGGATTCGCCTTGCGTTATGACTGCTTTGGACGGGAACCAGCTTGCCAAAAAGGGCAGAGCGGGACATGCTCTATTCATGGCTTTTACCGCTTCCTTTTTTGGCGGTTTACTTGGAATTGTCACACTTACTGTGGTTGGCCCCGCACTGGCTAGTCTTGGCTTAAAATTTGGGCCGGCGGAGTTTACCGCGCTAATTTTAATGGCTTTAACCAGCATAGGCTGGCTTCTTGGTGATAACCCCATAAAAGGCGTAATATCAGCTGCAGTGGGACTGCTTATCGCTACTATCGGCACAGATTTAATCGAAGGGATGACCAGGTTCACTTTCGGATCGGCTAATTTGGCATCTGGAGTTTCGTTTATTCCGATGGTTATTGGTCTGTTTGGCCTTTCCCAGGTAATGTTGATGATTGCCAGGCCGAATGAATTTCCGATTGATAAAGTGCCTAAAGTGTCTTTACGAAACAGTATACCCCCCGTCGGTGAATACCTGCGTGGTCTCTGGACATCCTTACGCAGTGGTGTTTTAGGGTTTTACATTGGTTTATTGCCCGGATCGGGCGCAACCACAGCAGCCTTTTTATCTTATATAGCGGAGAAACGACTCAACAAACACCCTGAGAGACTTGGCAAAGGCGCTCTTGAAGGAGTAGCCGCTTCTGAGGCTGCCAACAACGCCGCCAGTATAGGTTCTTTTGCCCCGTTGCTTTCGTTGGGGATCCCCGGATCAGGAACCTCGGCTTTACTGCTTGGCGGTCTGATGATGTTTGGTTTAATGCCGGGTCCCCTGCTTTTCAGTGAAGCGCCGGAATTTGTCTGGGGCCTTATTGCAAGTATGTATGTCGGTAATTTTCTTGTAGCTCTAACCTGTATTTTGGCAATACCATTATTTGTATACATTTTAAAGATACCTCGTGCTGTTATGGCGCCGGTTATTGTATCTATCTGTATTCTTGGCTCCTATAGTGTCAATAACAATATGTTTGACCTTTGGGTAATGTTATTTTTCGGCTTTATCGGATATTTTATGAATCGTTTTCAATTTCCTATCCCGGCCCTGATTTTGTCGGTGGTACTTGGGCCGCGGCTAATGACATCCATGCGTCAGGCTTTTATGATTTCGCACGGTGAGATTGGTATCTTTTTTACCAGTACAATATCACTTACGCTGATTATTATTACAGTAGCTTTAATAGCGTTCCCAACCTTAAATGCCTTTCTAAAAAAGAGAAAAGCTGCGGCGTCGGAATAA
- a CDS encoding acyl-CoA dehydrogenase family protein has product MDFRFSDVQESMAKVVRNFANKVLLPKYGYWDEKEEFPYEQWAKMAELDLLGLRISEQYGGQEADCVTAGLIAEELARGDFNCSYGVLMNCLVGDILDRFATELVKTNWLTKMATGEKIVCIALTEPHAGCDAAAISTRAIKKGNNYVLNGEKSAISLLRAANAAVVFTKTDPTARAKGISAFLVPLDQPGITIQSYPDMGSKAIVRGSLFLDDVVVPAENLIGDEGGGFIQVMQAFDYSRVIIALMCLGAAQKTIEETIEYVKQRNVFGQPLAKFEGISFPLMEWLTRLEAARWLCYRTLWLRDEGLPHTKEAAMCKWLCPEISVTAIHDCLLIHGHYGYTREFPVEQRMRDVIGLQIGDGTAQVQKIIISREVFGREYLPY; this is encoded by the coding sequence TTGGATTTTAGATTTAGCGATGTTCAGGAATCTATGGCTAAGGTTGTAAGGAACTTTGCTAATAAAGTACTGCTTCCCAAGTATGGTTATTGGGATGAGAAAGAAGAGTTTCCCTATGAGCAATGGGCCAAGATGGCTGAGCTGGATCTATTGGGCCTGCGGATTTCCGAACAATACGGAGGTCAAGAAGCCGACTGCGTCACGGCCGGTTTGATTGCCGAAGAGCTTGCCAGGGGTGACTTTAACTGCTCATATGGTGTACTGATGAACTGTCTGGTTGGGGATATATTGGATAGATTCGCGACCGAACTAGTAAAAACAAACTGGTTGACTAAGATGGCCACAGGGGAAAAAATAGTCTGTATAGCTTTAACCGAGCCCCATGCGGGTTGCGACGCGGCAGCCATAAGTACACGGGCTATCAAAAAAGGAAATAATTATGTTTTAAACGGGGAAAAATCCGCCATCAGCTTGCTCAGGGCTGCTAATGCTGCCGTAGTATTTACTAAAACTGATCCTACGGCCAGAGCTAAAGGGATTAGCGCTTTTTTGGTACCCCTGGACCAGCCGGGAATTACCATACAGTCGTATCCGGATATGGGCAGCAAAGCCATTGTACGTGGCTCACTCTTCTTAGATGACGTGGTTGTACCAGCGGAAAATTTAATTGGTGACGAAGGGGGCGGCTTTATTCAGGTAATGCAGGCCTTTGATTACAGTCGCGTGATTATTGCCCTCATGTGCCTGGGTGCGGCGCAGAAAACTATTGAAGAGACTATTGAATACGTGAAGCAGCGTAACGTCTTTGGCCAGCCCTTGGCGAAATTCGAAGGTATCTCCTTCCCCCTGATGGAATGGCTTACCAGGCTGGAAGCTGCCCGTTGGCTATGTTATCGCACCCTTTGGTTAAGGGATGAAGGATTGCCCCATACCAAAGAAGCCGCAATGTGTAAATGGCTGTGCCCGGAGATATCAGTGACTGCCATCCATGACTGTCTGCTTATTCACGGACACTATGGTTACACCAGGGAATTTCCTGTAGAGCAGCGCATGAGGGATGTTATTGGACTGCAAATTGGCGATGGTACGGCTCAGGTACAAAAAATTATTATTTCCAGGGAAGTTTTTGGTCGGGAATATCTACCATATTAA
- a CDS encoding sigma 54-interacting transcriptional regulator: protein MSSFAAYRHNNNDSLVAQSTEMRELIGTATQVAKVDCTVLLLGESGTGKEVLAKLIHQHSKRPGPLVKVNCGAIPETLLESELFGYEYGAFTGAKREGSAGKFEQAHMGTILLDEIGDLPLHLQVKLLRILQEKEVIRIGGNKAKPIDTRVIAATNKNLYKMVQEGTFREDLFYRLNVIPLKIPPLRERKRDIMPLIYAFKKKFEQKYRHKMNCSPEVIRVFMSYDWPGNVRELENVVERIYVISSPYELVTQEILIQDYLNIHRQKQLADKPVSVYGL from the coding sequence ATGAGTAGTTTTGCCGCCTACAGGCATAATAATAATGATTCGCTTGTTGCTCAATCAACTGAAATGAGAGAACTTATAGGAACAGCAACTCAAGTGGCCAAGGTGGATTGCACTGTTTTACTGCTGGGTGAATCTGGTACCGGTAAAGAGGTGTTGGCCAAGTTAATACATCAACACAGCAAACGCCCCGGTCCCCTGGTCAAAGTAAACTGTGGTGCCATTCCCGAAACACTGCTAGAATCAGAACTTTTTGGATATGAATACGGCGCTTTTACTGGCGCCAAAAGAGAAGGTAGCGCCGGGAAGTTTGAGCAAGCCCATATGGGCACTATTTTACTGGACGAAATTGGCGACTTACCGCTGCATCTACAGGTTAAACTACTGCGTATTCTCCAGGAAAAAGAAGTTATACGGATAGGAGGCAACAAGGCCAAACCGATAGATACCAGGGTCATTGCAGCCACCAATAAAAATTTATACAAGATGGTGCAGGAAGGTACATTTAGAGAAGATCTTTTTTATAGGCTTAATGTTATCCCCCTTAAAATACCTCCTTTAAGAGAGCGTAAAAGGGACATTATGCCTCTGATTTACGCCTTTAAAAAAAAATTTGAACAGAAATATAGACATAAAATGAATTGTTCTCCCGAAGTTATTCGCGTTTTCATGTCCTACGACTGGCCAGGCAATGTCCGGGAACTTGAAAATGTCGTTGAAAGAATTTATGTAATTTCATCACCCTATGAGTTAGTTACTCAAGAAATACTAATACAGGATTATTTAAATATCCATAGACAAAAACAGCTGGCGGATAAACCCGTATCCGTCTACGGTTTATAA
- a CDS encoding 3-oxoacyl-ACP reductase family protein, whose amino-acid sequence MRLKDKVAIVTGAGRGIGCAIATTFSKEGAKVVVADLDLSTAACVAGEIESLGGDALAVRVNVAKKKSVDDLVDAVLEKYGRVDILINNAGWDKIEPFMESTEDTWDKVIAVNLKGTISFCRSVLPIMISQKSGRIVNIASDAGRVGSSGEAVYSAAKGGVIAFTKTLAREMARNKISVNCVAPGPTDTPLFAEIAAGNPKIAEALVKTIPFRRLAQPDDLANAVLFMASEEAAYITGQTLSVNGGLNML is encoded by the coding sequence ATGAGACTTAAGGATAAGGTAGCTATTGTCACTGGGGCTGGCAGGGGGATTGGCTGCGCCATTGCCACAACTTTTTCTAAAGAAGGCGCAAAAGTTGTGGTGGCTGATTTGGATTTAAGCACGGCTGCCTGTGTGGCCGGAGAAATTGAGTCGCTCGGCGGTGATGCCCTGGCTGTGAGAGTAAATGTAGCTAAAAAAAAATCGGTGGATGATTTGGTTGATGCTGTGCTGGAGAAATACGGCAGGGTGGATATATTAATTAATAACGCCGGTTGGGATAAAATTGAGCCCTTTATGGAAAGTACGGAAGACACCTGGGATAAGGTGATAGCTGTTAATCTTAAAGGGACAATAAGTTTTTGCCGGTCAGTATTACCTATAATGATTTCTCAGAAATCGGGTAGGATTGTCAACATAGCATCTGATGCCGGCAGGGTTGGTTCTTCGGGTGAAGCGGTGTATTCCGCTGCTAAAGGAGGGGTTATTGCATTCACCAAAACTCTGGCTAGGGAAATGGCTCGGAATAAAATCAGCGTTAATTGTGTGGCTCCCGGTCCTACCGATACACCGCTTTTTGCCGAAATTGCGGCAGGGAATCCTAAAATTGCTGAGGCTCTGGTTAAAACAATACCTTTCCGTCGTTTGGCTCAGCCGGATGATCTTGCTAATGCAGTGTTGTTTATGGCTTCTGAAGAGGCCGCTTATATTACCGGCCAGACTTTAAGTGTTAATGGCGGGTTAAATATGCTGTAG
- a CDS encoding DUF401 family protein — protein sequence MWPIAKLLFVFLLMVLMLRKNIGIGITMMISTGILGIIYGLNIVRLIKQFGLTIMDVNTLSLVLILVLIMILESIMRHTNMLETMTNSLSHLPLNHGIQVAIIPAIVGFLPSAGGARFTAPLVAQATANTSYRAEDKAFINYWFRHIWEFSLPLYPGLILAAHIAGIPIGTMFLWLWPISIFWALLGYWLVFKYNNNEVQQKAESPVTSDSAHEIRAFLQVFIKNTWPLWVTVVLALFIPILWALILVLCCLILQKRYPLALIWQTLKEPITIKIVLLTWGVMAFKDVLELSGAVVQVSNAIAILAVPILVLVIILPLITGMLTGMVQACAGIAFPLLVSIVEPTTGYAVLAYVAGTVGVMISPLHLCLILTIDYFKVNFMSCYKSLILPGLMPIAAALGIYWLQKFF from the coding sequence ATGTGGCCCATAGCAAAACTGCTGTTTGTTTTCTTATTAATGGTTTTAATGTTACGTAAAAATATTGGTATTGGAATAACAATGATGATATCAACAGGTATACTGGGCATTATCTATGGCCTTAATATAGTACGTCTAATAAAACAGTTTGGATTAACAATTATGGATGTCAACACACTATCATTAGTATTAATCCTAGTATTAATCATGATTCTGGAATCAATAATGAGACATACCAATATGCTCGAAACCATGACTAACTCATTATCACATCTACCCTTGAATCATGGCATCCAAGTGGCTATTATTCCAGCGATTGTTGGATTTCTTCCGTCCGCCGGGGGGGCCCGGTTTACTGCACCATTAGTAGCGCAGGCAACTGCTAATACGTCATATAGAGCTGAGGATAAAGCTTTTATTAATTATTGGTTCAGACATATTTGGGAATTTTCTCTTCCCTTGTACCCGGGATTGATTTTAGCGGCCCATATAGCCGGTATTCCCATAGGAACGATGTTCCTTTGGCTCTGGCCAATTTCTATATTCTGGGCTCTATTGGGATACTGGTTGGTTTTTAAATATAATAACAACGAAGTCCAACAAAAAGCAGAATCCCCTGTTACCTCAGATTCTGCCCATGAAATCAGAGCATTTTTACAAGTATTTATTAAAAATACATGGCCCTTATGGGTTACGGTTGTACTTGCACTCTTTATACCTATCCTTTGGGCGCTAATTTTAGTTTTATGCTGCCTGATATTGCAGAAGCGTTATCCCCTAGCTTTAATTTGGCAAACTTTAAAAGAGCCTATAACGATAAAAATTGTTCTCCTCACCTGGGGTGTTATGGCTTTTAAAGATGTCCTTGAATTATCAGGAGCTGTCGTTCAAGTTAGCAACGCAATAGCTATCTTAGCAGTACCAATCTTAGTATTAGTAATTATTTTACCCTTGATAACCGGCATGTTAACCGGTATGGTTCAAGCCTGCGCCGGTATTGCTTTCCCATTATTAGTATCTATAGTTGAACCTACGACAGGTTATGCGGTGCTTGCATATGTGGCCGGTACGGTTGGCGTTATGATCTCACCACTGCATCTTTGCCTTATATTGACAATAGATTATTTTAAAGTGAACTTTATGAGCTGTTACAAGTCTCTGATTCTACCCGGCTTAATGCCAATAGCCGCAGCTCTGGGGATATATTGGCTTCAAAAGTTTTTTTAA
- a CDS encoding tripartite tricarboxylate transporter TctB family protein gives MSGDRIASLVGILMGIYWAVMGFIYGFWKDFGPGSGFIPVVFGLLTAVLSLILLIQTLRVEKGESLDRQELRVIGKIMATVAAALISLNILGTIFTLIILIIAWLRFLERYTWFSAAKVSAGTAIIAYLVFVLWLRVPLPTGVLGF, from the coding sequence ATGTCTGGTGACCGTATTGCATCTCTCGTCGGCATTCTTATGGGTATCTATTGGGCCGTGATGGGGTTTATATATGGCTTTTGGAAAGATTTCGGCCCCGGAAGCGGTTTTATACCGGTAGTTTTTGGTTTGCTGACTGCTGTTTTAAGCTTAATACTGTTAATTCAAACTTTACGTGTAGAAAAAGGTGAAAGTCTTGATCGTCAGGAGTTGCGCGTAATTGGAAAGATTATGGCAACAGTGGCGGCGGCCCTGATATCCCTTAACATTCTCGGCACTATATTTACCTTAATTATTTTGATAATTGCCTGGCTTAGGTTTTTAGAGCGTTATACCTGGTTTTCAGCAGCTAAAGTCAGCGCAGGAACTGCCATAATTGCTTACTTGGTATTTGTATTATGGCTCCGGGTACCATTACCTACAGGCGTGCTAGGTTTTTAA
- the menB gene encoding 1,4-dihydroxy-2-naphthoyl-CoA synthase codes for MRFEDILYTKYDGRAKVAINRPDKLNAFTNHTLQEMISALIDAWTDKNVGVVIITGAGDRAFCVGGDQSIRSKGGYAGAESEKNGLEGLENLPLANNHALLLQIIRMIPKPVVAMVNGYAIGGGNVIHVVCDLSVASEKAKFGQAGPRVGSFDAGYGSAYLARVVGEKKAREIWYLCQQYTADDALEMGLVNKVVPSENLEEEVEKMCDTLLSHSPTSLAALKTSFNADTESIWGIHSMAGIALNLYYGTDEAVEGRNAFMEKREPDFSKFRK; via the coding sequence ATGAGATTTGAAGATATCCTTTATACAAAATACGATGGGAGAGCCAAGGTTGCTATTAACAGGCCCGATAAACTAAATGCCTTCACCAACCATACTTTGCAGGAAATGATCAGTGCTCTTATAGATGCTTGGACTGATAAAAATGTAGGTGTGGTTATCATTACCGGTGCTGGTGATAGAGCTTTTTGTGTCGGAGGAGATCAATCTATTCGCTCAAAAGGGGGTTATGCCGGTGCGGAGTCTGAGAAGAACGGTCTGGAGGGACTGGAAAACCTGCCCCTGGCCAACAACCACGCCCTGCTTCTACAAATAATTAGAATGATTCCCAAGCCTGTGGTGGCTATGGTCAACGGTTACGCCATTGGTGGTGGCAACGTTATTCATGTGGTCTGTGATCTATCCGTAGCTTCTGAAAAGGCCAAGTTTGGCCAGGCTGGCCCACGGGTCGGCAGTTTCGACGCTGGTTATGGCTCCGCTTATTTGGCCAGAGTGGTCGGTGAAAAGAAGGCCAGGGAAATCTGGTACCTCTGCCAGCAGTACACTGCGGATGATGCTCTGGAAATGGGGTTGGTGAACAAGGTAGTCCCGTCTGAAAATTTAGAGGAAGAAGTGGAAAAGATGTGTGATACTTTGCTATCCCACAGTCCTACTTCCTTAGCTGCTCTCAAGACATCTTTTAATGCGGATACCGAATCCATATGGGGTATTCATTCTATGGCCGGAATTGCTTTAAATCTATACTACGGCACAGATGAAGCCGTGGAGGGTAGAAATGCATTTATGGAAAAAAGAGAACCCGATTTCAGTAAATTCCGTAAGTAA